In a genomic window of Zingiber officinale cultivar Zhangliang chromosome 9B, Zo_v1.1, whole genome shotgun sequence:
- the LOC122022981 gene encoding subtilisin-like protease 4 codes for METHSAPSALFLLLLAVSSFLLTASSPQYSQLQSYIIRMRLPRNATLVSAQALDDWYRSLLPPTAANSTEPRILYTYSAAMTGFAARLTEEELRSVERKPGFLASFRDRQVPLLTTYTPRLLGLLPGLGLWTHSNMGKGIVIGVLDTGLVDHASFADQGMDPPPARWRGSCAPGLQGAISCNNKLIGAQSFVKNESPVDTIGHGTHTASTAAGNFVAGANVLGNANGTASGIAPRAHLAIYKVCGRFDCTVSSITAGMEAAIKDGVDVMSLSLGGGPIAFYDDVIAIGAFSAVERGIFVSCAGGNSGPMATSLSNEAPWVLTVAASTIDRNIRATVRLGNGVELDGESAYQPNSYPSDSLPMTIPDGSLDGPNCWQGLVEAEVKGKMVICSIESGSSILIGDNIKSLGGLAMLMVNGELDGYTTMAEAPNLPMSYLNYINGSSVAHYVNATQTPIASIIFRGTVFKVFPAPTVAYFSSRGPNSQSRGVLKPDILGPGVNILAAWPIQVGPNSSQTTGNTQTTFFNMISGTSMSTPHLSGVAALIKAAHPDWSPAAVKSAIMTTSDITDKDGNPIKDEQHNKASFFGMGAGNVNPSKAADPGLVYDIEPNDYVRFLCGLGYSDKQVEVVTHRKVTCAEVGKIREVDLNYPAIILASSSDFDRITVTRTVKNVCSEKSTYKSKVDGLESVAVEVLPETLDFSGKINESKSFNISFSKKIAHPPTHEEGHLLWISDTKSVRIPILILV; via the coding sequence ATGGAGACGCACAGTGCCCCATcggctctcttcctcctcctcctcgccgtctcctcctttcttctcacCGCCTCTTCTCCCCAGTACTCGCAGTTGCAGAGCTACATCATTCGAATGCGCCTCCCACGGAACGCCACATTGGTCAGCGCCCAGGCACTGGACGACTGGTACAGATCCTTGCTCCCTCCCACCGCCGCAAACTCCACCGAGCCCCGCATTCTCTACACCTACAGCGCCGCCATGACCGGCTTCGCCGCCCGGCTAACCGAGGAAGAGCTCAGATCCGTCGAGAGGAAGCCAGGTTTCCTGGCGAGCTTCCGGGACAGACAAGTGCCGCTCCTGACCACCTACACGCCGCGCCTACTCGGACTTCTCCCCGGGCTTGGCCTCTGGACACACTCCAACATGGGAAAGGGCATCGTCATCGGCGTCCTGGACACCGGCTTGGTCGACCACGCGTCGTTCGCCGACCAGGGAATGGATCCGCCTCCTGCGCGTTGGAGAGGCTCATGCGCCCCTGGCCTGCAGGGCGCTATCTCCTGCAATAACAAGTTGATCGGAGCACAATCCTTCGTGAAAAACGAGTCCCCCGTCGACACCATAGGTCACGGCACCCATACCGCCAGCACAGCCGCCGGCAATTTCGTGGCCGGCGCCAATGTGCTCGGCAATGCCAACGGCACCGCCTCCGGCATCGCGCCGCGCGCGCACCTGGCCATCTACAAGGTCTGCGGGCGCTTCGACTGTACCGTCTCCAGCATCACCGCCGGCATGGAGGCAGCGATCAAAGACGGCGTCGACGTGATGTCCCTCTCTCTCGGCGGTGGCCCGATCGCTTTTTACGACGACGTGATCGCGATTGGCGCCTTCAGCGCCGTGGAGAGAGGAATCTTTGTGAGCTGCGCCGGAGGTAATTCCGGCCCGATGGCGACCTCCCTCTCCAACGAGGCGCCTTGGGTCCTCACGGTAGCTGCCAGCACCATAGACCGCAACATAAGGGCGACCGTGAGGCTGGGGAATGGGGTCGAGCTCGACGGCGAGTCGGCCTACCAGCCGAACAGCTACCCTTCCGATTCCCTGCCGATGACAATCCCAGATGGGAGCCTCGACGGTCCCAATTGCTGGCAGGGGTTGGTCGAGGCGGAGGTAAAGGGGAAGATGGTTATTTGCTCGATAGAGTCCGGATCAAGTATCCTCATAGGCGACAACATAAAGTCCCTCGGAGGCCTGGCGATGCTGATGGTCAACGGCGAGCTCGACGGCTACACCACAATGGCCGAAGCGCCGAATCTGCCTATGTCCTACCTCAATTACATCAACGGCTCTAGCGTCGCTCACTACGTGAACGCGACGCAGACGCCGATAGCCTCCATCATCTTCAGGGGCACCGTTTTCAAGGTCTTTCCGGCGCCCACCGTCGCTTATTTCTCTTCACGAGGACCGAATTCCCAGAGCAGAGGAGTGTTGAAGCCCGACATCTTGGGACCGGGCGTCAACATCCTGGCGGCGTGGCCCATTCAGGTCGGCCCAAATTCTTCCCAGACCACCGGTAACACTCAAACCACCTTCTTCAATATGATCTCCGGCACTTCCATGTCTACGCCTCATCTCAGCGGCGTCGCTGCGCTCATAAAGGCAGCGCACCCGGACTGGTCACCCGCCGCCGTCAAATCTGCAATCATGACGACCTCAGATATCACGGACAAAGACGGGAATCCCATAAAGGACGAGCAACACAACAAGGCAAGCTTCTTCGGCATGGGAGCCGGCAACGTCAACCCATCTAAGGCGGCGGATCCCGGGCTAGTTTACGACATCGAGCCGAACGACTACGTTCGCTTCCTGTGCGGGTTAGGCTACTCCGACAAGCAAGTCGAGGTAGTGACCCACCGAAAAGTCACGTGCGCCGAGGTGGGCAAAATCAGGGAGGTCGACTTGAACTATCCGGCTATAATTCTAGCATCGTCGTCCGATTTTGATAGAATCACGGTGACCCGCACCGTGAAAAATGTCTGTAGCGAGAAATCGACATATAAATCGAAGGTGGATGGCCTAGAAAGCGTGGCGGTGGAGGTCTTGCCAGAGACGTTGGATTTCTCCGGCAAAATCAACGAAAGTAAATCGTTCAACATCAGCTTCAGCAAGAAAATTGCGCATCCTCCTACGCACGAAGAAGGACACTTGTTGTGGATCTCTGATACAAAATCAGTCAGGATTCCTATCCTGATACTTGTTTGA
- the LOC122022982 gene encoding GDSL esterase/lipase At1g71250-like translates to MRRRHGSVEDHIEESGLRVPGGLGRIWAELNGPCCQDADVGSQDEKSNVSGKTSYTTILVLSKVNSNEGAQFPAMFVFGDSLLDPGNNNNLLTLAKANYFPNGIDFSIGTTGRYCNGGTLVDHLGKLLGLPFVPTFKNPSTNGSNILKGVNYASAGAGILWDTGLIFGDVFTMDEQIQNFKKTIEDLSLMLGNKTTDFLGRSLFFISMGANDYINNYLHPLAWRYKKYPIVAYEQLLVQEYSRQIKDIYDLGARKIFVSGVPPLGCIPNQIGGNNDSSGECIRSSNRMAVSYNNQVSMLAGELNATLAGASFLFWNNYKPVYDIIHNYSLYGFKYPNKACCGAGRSKGQMMCLPLLSLMCRNRSEYIFWDPYHPTDALNAIIAKKAYKLLVRYKWISE, encoded by the exons ATGAGGCGTAGACATGGAAGTGTCGAAGATCATATTGAAGAAAGTGGTTTAAGAGTTCCCGGTGGTCTAGGAAGGATTTGGGCCGAACTGAATGGGCCATGCTGCCAGGATGCTGACGTCGGGTCCCAAGAT GAGAAATCCAACGTCTCTGGCAAGACCTCCTATA CTACAATTCTAGTCCTTTCCAAGGTAAACTCCAATGAGGGAGCTCAATTTCCGGCAATGTTCGTGTTCGGTGACTCGCTCCTAGATCCCGGAAACAACAATAATCTTTTAACTTTAGCAAAAGCTAATTACTTCCCGAATGGCATTGATTTCTCTATCGGAACCACGGGGAGATACTGCAATGGTGGCACTTTGGTCGACCATTTAG GTAAGCTTCTTGGGTTACCTTTTGTTCCTACGTTCAAAAACCCTAGCACCAATGGATCAAACATATTAAAAGGTGTAAACTATGCATCAGCTGGGGCTGGAATTCTTTGGGACACAGGACTAATATTT GGAGATGTCTTCACAATGGATGAACAGATACAAAACTTCAAGAAAACAATTGAAGACTTGAGCCTAATGCTAGGAAATAAGACTACAGACTTCCTTGGAAGATCTCTCTTCTTCATTAGCATGGGAGCTAATGACTACATCAACAACTACTTGCATCCTCTAGCATGGAGGTACAAAAAGTACCCTATTGTGGCATATGAGCAATTGCTGGTTCAAGAATATTCAAGGCAAATTAAG GATATCTATGATCTTGGGGCGAGAAAAATCTTCGTGTCCGGAGTTCCTCCACTTGGTTGCATACCTAACCAAATAGGTGGCAATAATGATAGCAGTGGAGAGTGCATCAGGTCAAGCAATCGAATGGCAGTGTCATACAACAACCAAGTCAGTATGTTGGCAGGCGAGCTAAATGCAACGCTCGCAGGGGCTTCTTTCCTCTTTTGGAACAACTACAAGCCAGTTTACGACATCATCCATAATTACTCATTATACG GATTCAAATATCCCAACAAGGCTTGTTGCGGTGCAGGTCGATCCAAGGGACAGATGATGTGCCTGCCACTATTGTCATTGATGTGTCGTAATAGATCAGAGTACATATTTTGGGATCCCTATCATCCTACTGATGCACTAAATGCCATTATAGCTAAAAAGGCATACAAACTTCTTGTTAGATACAAGTGGATTTCTGAATAA
- the LOC122022983 gene encoding subtilisin-like protease SBT4.3, producing MHGVLKPTSCDRASTSWQRGPFSGVAALRKAAHPDQSPTAVKSAIMTTSDITDKDENPIKDEQHNKASFLGMGAATEKSTYKLKVDGLESVAVEVSPETLDFTGKINENKSFNISFSRTIAHPPTHEGHLL from the exons ATGCATGGAGTGTTGAAGCCGACGTCTTGTGACCGGGCGTCAACATCCTGGCAGCGTGGCCCATTCAG CGGTGTCGCTGCACTGAGAAAGGCGGCGCACCCGGACCAGTCACCGACCGCCGTCAAATCTGCAATCATGACTACCTCAGACATCACCGACAAGGACGAGAATCCCATAAAGGATGAGCAGCACAACAAGGCAAGCTTCCTCGGCATGGGAGCCGCAAC CGAGAAGTCGACATATAAATTGAAGGTGGATGGCCTAGAAAGTGTGGCGGTGGAGGTCTCGCCAGAGACATTGGATTTCACCGGCAAAATCAACGAAAACAAGTCGTTCAACATCAGCTTCAGCAGGACAATCGCACATCCTCCTACGCACGAAGGACACTTGTTGTGA
- the LOC122022984 gene encoding subtilisin-like protease → MRGVLKPDILGPGVRILAAWPIQVGPNPSQTTGNTQTTFNMISDISMSAPHLSEVAALIKAAHLDWSTTVVKSGIMTTSDIIDKDGNPIKDEQHNKASFLGMGADNVNTFKAADPELVYDIEPNDYVRFLCGLGYSDKQAEIVTHRKVMCVEVSKIREVGLNYSTITMASLLDFDRITVTHTVKNVCSEQSTYKLKVDGLESVVVEVSPEMLDFSGKIYESKLFNISFIRKIVHPPTHEEGHLLWASNTKSVKIPILIPV, encoded by the coding sequence ATGCGTGGAGTGTTGAAGCCCGACATCTTGGGACCGGGCGTCAGAATCCTGGCAGCGTGGCCCATTCAGGTCGGCCCAAATCCTTCCCAGACCACCGGGAACACTCAAACCACCTTCAATATGATCTCCGACATTTCCATGTCTGCACCTCATCTCAGCGAGGTCGCTGCGCTAATAAAGGCGGCGCACCTGGACTGGTCGACGACCGTCGTCAAATCTGGAATCATGACGACCTCAGACATCATTGATAAGGACGGGAATCCCATAAAGGACGAGCAGCACAACAAGGCGAGCTTCCTCGGCATGGGAGCCGACAACGTCAACACGTTTAAGGCGGCGGATCCCGAGCTAGTTTACGACATTGAGCCCAACGACTATGTCCGCTTCCTTTGCGGGTTAGGCTACTCCGACAAGCAAGCCGAGATAGTGACCCATCGAAAAGTCATGTGCGTCGAGGTGAGCAAAATCAGGGAGGTCGGCTTGAACTACTCGACTATAACTATGGCATCACTGTTGGATTTTGACAGAATCACAGTGACCCACACTGTGAAAAATGTCTGTAGCGAGCAATCGACATATAAATTGAAGGTGGATGGCCTAGAAAGCGTGGTGGTGGAGGTCTCGCCAGAGATGTTGGATTTCTCTGGCAAAATCTACGAAAGCAAGTTGTTCAACATCAGCTTCATCAGGAAAATCGTGCATCCTCCTACACACGAAGAAGGACACTTGTTGTGGGCCTCTAATACAAAGTCAGTCAAGATTCCTATCCTGATACCTGTTTGA